The Candidatus Latescibacterota bacterium sequence TTCATGCTGTAGTTCACTTCCGACATCGAGGCGATCGAAACGACGCGTCATGAAATGTGCCCTGCCCCCCTCCTCGAGAAGACGACACTCGGTCATATCTATTCCTGCAGCCGTCGCCATCAGATGATAGGCAAATTCGATCCTTCCATACCCTGCCGGATCGCCGAGACTCCGGTCTGTGACTCCATCGAACTTCAGGATCCAGTACCCGAATCCCTCGGGCGCACGGACCTGGCCCGATCTGACCTCACCGGTCTCATCGTTCAGGGCGATCACTGCCTTCGGCCTGTTGCCGCCTGCCGACGTGCCGACACGGATGATGTCGAGCAGGGCTCCGCCAGCAGTCTTCGAATCTCCGCCCATGTTTTTCAGGGCACCACCCGCGTCATTTCCAATATTTGTTTTCAGCCCTCCACGATAATCGAGGACTTCCTGCGCGAGGCTGGTCAGCTCACGCACCTGGACCGGAACGGACTCATCGAGATCTTCATTTATGACCGGCTTAAACTCGAGGGCACCCATCCCCCGCCTGCCGGTGTAGCAGAGCCGCTCGACCGGGCTGAAATCTGCCGGCCTCCTTCCCTGCCGCGCCAGCCACTGATCGATGATCGCGTTTCCGAATCTGTCCGGGAGCGAGTCGGCCAGCAAGCCGGGCAGCCCTTTGTAGGTTCCTTCCGGGAGGTGAGGAAAGGAGAACAGATCCTGCCCGCTCCGCGCACCTGACGCGGGCATCCTGAGTGGAGAAAGCTCCAGCCCCAGATCAAGGAAGTCATCGTCGTATTCGAAAGTGGCGAACCCTCTCGCCTCGTCCCAGGCAACAGCCCCGACGATCCTGTCCCAGATCAGCACGTACGCTACATCGACACGGTCTGCCATCAGATGCCCCCTTTGTCGGAGGTTGAGTCAT is a genomic window containing:
- a CDS encoding type II toxin-antitoxin system HipA family toxin produces the protein MADRVDVAYVLIWDRIVGAVAWDEARGFATFEYDDDFLDLGLELSPLRMPASGARSGQDLFSFPHLPEGTYKGLPGLLADSLPDRFGNAIIDQWLARQGRRPADFSPVERLCYTGRRGMGALEFKPVINEDLDESVPVQVRELTSLAQEVLDYRGGLKTNIGNDAGGALKNMGGDSKTAGGALLDIIRVGTSAGGNRPKAVIALNDETGEVRSGQVRAPEGFGYWILKFDGVTDRSLGDPAGYGRIEFAYHLMATAAGIDMTECRLLEEGGRAHFMTRRFDRLDVGSELQHETGDKLHLHSLCGLAHFDYNSPGSHSYEEAFQVMRELRLSYHDIEQLFRRMVFNVVARNQDDHTKNIAFLMDREGRWRLSPAFDLAYAYNPKGRYTSSHQMTIAGRRGSFVLEELVEVGQENSVNSPEEIVREIAGVVSTWPSLAKDAGVPEGQVESIGRSHRMYIV